The nucleotide window CTGGTCGGGCGGGTCTTCCGCATGCTCGACGCGAAACGGATGCAAGCCGAGGCGAGTTCGCACATGCGGGACCTGAAGATCGGGATCGGCTCCATGAGCCAGGCGGTCGAGACGCTGTCCGGAGGTCAGCGGCAGGGCGTCGCGGTGGCGCGCAGCGCGGCCTTCGCCCGCCATGTCGTGATCATGGACGAGCCGACCGCCGCGCTCGGGGTCAAGGAGACGGGCATGGTCCTCGACCTGATCCGGGGCGTACGCGAACGCGGGCTGCCGGTCATACTGATCAGCCACGACATCCCGACCGTGTTCGACGTCGCGGACCGGGTCCACATCCAGCGCCTCGGACGGCGTGTGGCGGTGGTGGAGCCCGGGGACGTCGACATGGCCGAGGCCGTCGCGATCATGACGGGCGCGGCACGGGGCAACGAGCCCGGCCCCGCCTGACGCCACCGAGCACCTGACGCACAAGGAGCAGTGACCTGTCACCCATGAGACCGGTGCGTACGGCAAGAGCCGGCCGATGACATGATCCGCCGCATGAGGAGCCGCGCCTTGCCCGCCGATGACACCCGGACCGTCGCCGTCGCCGGTGAGTGCGTCGTCGACCTGGTCACCGGCGAGCCCGGTCGTCCGTACCTGGCGCTGCCGGGCGGGAGCCCGGCGAATGTCGCCGTCGGGCTCGCCCGGCTCGGCGTGCCGACGCGAATGATCGCCCGCATCAGCTACGACACGTACGGGCGATCGCTCCGCGACCATCTGACCGGCAATGGCGTGGACACCGAGACCGTGGTGGTCGCGCGTGAGTCGTCGTCGGTGGCCTTCGTCCACCACGACGCGGACGGCGTGCCAACGTTCG belongs to Actinoallomurus bryophytorum and includes:
- a CDS encoding ATP-binding cassette domain-containing protein, with product MNPVLEAHGLVKRYGHVTALAGVDLELLPGEILAVIGDNGAGKSSLIKALSGALIPDEGRILLDGRPVHFHNPADARRAGIETVYQDLAVAPALDIASNLFLGRELRRKDLVGRVFRMLDAKRMQAEASSHMRDLKIGIGSMSQAVETLSGGQRQGVAVARSAAFARHVVIMDEPTAALGVKETGMVLDLIRGVRERGLPVILISHDIPTVFDVADRVHIQRLGRRVAVVEPGDVDMAEAVAIMTGAARGNEPGPA